One Fusarium falciforme chromosome 1, complete sequence genomic window carries:
- a CDS encoding Anaphase-promoting complex subunit 2, with protein MTMTASRYRARKQKVFRSVFQTDISQPTPRSTPVAAFTEHGVAFGGPHALSPQQQRAAPPPPPLFHQTLHQPSDQVRWDRAWHVVTSRIQLPTSVAAEDSFGALSQESQDIDLDFRDSLALLLYPGRALPQAAHTEDILLWHTQQVRQHFVHHVMPLLAACASQTDQTQILLSSISTLEAAHRQYLYGLTLIAQGFEDEASADAALTKFRRDLHAIIGNSLNQGLTSAIRTVLQRLVHLNLGIGKRYDGTASEPADDGDDSVARKELLGLLESLQNVGLAGEKFQVLFAEIMDASMEEFIKTSYSGVWQLPESSTSPPGAPTGCLAHLSEWVENVYGRLAVEVFSRLGTRIAWNDVECWKEIAVGRLATLRIQELFDIALNWPESKGGLDDLRSAVTTPQRRLQLTDAFSMALQTRLLHPGRSTLDILQTYISMIRTFHALDHSKVLLDRVVHALQLYLCQRDDAIRIVVTGLLSNPNSNDSEEGKTKLVELAVLLSSASQQQRRPADDDDLDWNDMTWVPDPADAGVNYKRPRNEDVIGTLINALGSQDIFIKEFQLILAERLLSNQRSFLQETKVLSLLRKRFGENALQNCDVMMRDIQDSKTVNSAIRPNLHQPPGSTDQLYYEAKTLSRLYWPGLSKEPFTVPQPIAIMQRQYEREFEDLKTSQKLTWLDQLGSAIVKLDFEDRSVELECKTYEAAVIYAFQDENGQSESGPVQRNFNDIWQQLMIDEDLLEAALKFWVSKKVLRDVGQQNYMVLERLDDEGAADQPDTAADDQGPEDDRQSSPRKAKIDSKEQERRTVYWQFIVGMLTNSAPAMPLAQILMMMKMLIADGCSWSNEELQEFLGEKVAENELELAGGKYRLPKK; from the coding sequence ATGACCATGACGGCGTCGCGATACCGGGCTCGCAAGCAAAAGGTCTTCCGGTCCGTGTTCCAGACCGACATCTCCCAACCGACTCCTCGGTCGACTCCCGTCGCGGCATTCACCGAGCACGGCGTCGCCTTTGGTGGTCCACACGCGTTGTCgcctcagcagcagagaGCTGctccaccaccgccgccgctctTCCATCAGACTCTCCATCAGCCCAGCGACCAGGTGAGGTGGGATCGAGCATGGCACGTCGTCACCTCCAGGATCCAGCTACCGACCTCAGTTGCCGCCGAGGACTCGTTTGGCGCCCTTTCGCAGGAGTCACAGGACATTGACCTGGACTTTCGAGACTCCCTGGCCTTGCTCCTCTACCCTGGCCGTGCATTGCCGCAGGCTGCGCACACGGAGGACATCCTTCTCTGGCACACCCAGCAGGTTCGCCAGCACTTTGTTCACCATGTTATGCCGTTGCTGGCCGCCTGCGCCAGCCAAACCGACCAGACGCAGATCCTGCTCTCGAGCATATCGACCCTTGAGGCTGCCCATCGTCAGTATCTGTACGGCCTGACGCTCATCGCCCAGGGGTTTGAAGATGAAGCGTCGGCAGACGCAGCTCTTACCAAGTTCCGTCGAGACTTGCACGCCATCATTGGAAACTCTCTCAACCAGGGGTTAACAAGTGCCATCCGCACCGTTCTTCAAAGGCTAGTTCATCTGAATCTCGGTATTGGCAAGCGCTATGATGGGACGGCATCAGAACCCGCAGATGACGGCGATGACTCGGTGGCCCGGAAAGAGCTTCTAGGCCTGCTCGAGTCTCTGCAGAATGTTGGTCTAGCTGGTGAGAAGTTCCAGGTGCTGTTTGCTGAAATTATGGACGCGAGCATGGAGGAGTTTATCAAGACTTCATATTCGGGAGTCTGGCAGTTACCGGAGTCGTCAACATCACCTCCGGGTGCGCCTACGGGCTGTCTCGCTCATCTATCTGAGTGGGTTGAGAATGTTTACGGACGTCTCGCTGTTGAAGTCTTCAGCCGCCTTGGAACTCGCATTGCCTGGAACGACGTAGAATGTTGGAAGGAAATCGCTGTTGGACGCCTAGCGACACTGCGGATTCAGGAGCTCTTCGACATTGCCCTCAACTGGCCAGAGAGTAAAGGGGGTCTTGATGACCTCCGCTCAGCTGTCACGACACCACAGCGCCGCTTGCAGCTCACGGATGCGTTCTCGATGGCTCTACAGACACGCCTTCTTCACCCCGGCCGATCTACATTGGATATCCTCCAAACCTACATCTCTATGATCAGGACATTTCATGCGCTAGATCACTCAAAGGTGCTGCTTGATCGTGTCGTCCATGCGCTGCAGTTATATCTCTGCCAGAGGGATGATGCCATCCGGATTGTCGTCACAGGCCTACTTTCCAACCCCAACAGCAATGATtcggaggagggcaagaccaAGCTGGTAGAGTTGGCAGTTTTGCTCAGCTCGGCctcccagcagcagcggcgcccagcggacgatgatgatctcGACTGGAACGATATGACCTGGGTACCAGACCCAGCAGACGCAGGTGTCAATTACAAACGACCTAGAAATGAAGATGTCATTGGCACGCTGATCAATGCTCTCGGCTCCCAAGACATTTTCATCAAAGAGTTTCAACTCATTCTCGCAGAGCGTTTGCTCTCGAACCAGAGGAGCTTCCTACAAGAGACCAAGGTATTGAGTCTTTTGAGGAAACGGTTTGGTGAAAACGCCCTGCAAAATTGCGATGTCATGATGAGGGACATCCAGGACTCGAAGACTGTGAATTCGGCTATTCGCCCGAATCTACACCAACCTCCGGGCAGCACGGATCAGCTTTATTATGAAGCCAAGACCCTCTCGCGACTCTATTGGCCTGGTTTGTCTAAAGAACCGTTCACGGTGCCACAGCCGATTGCAATAATGCAGCGTCAATACGAGCGAGAGTTCGAGGACCTAAAGACATCCCAGAAGCTCACTTGGCTGGATCAGCTGGGCTCGGCAATCGTCAAGCTGGACTTTGAGGATCGTTCTGTCGAGCTTGAGTGCAAGACATACGAGGCTGCTGTGATCTACGCATTCCAAGACGAAAACGGCCAGAGCGAATCCGGACCAGTGCAGCGCAATTTCAACGACATCTGGCAACAGCTCATGATTGACGAAGACCTGCTTGAGGCAGCTCTGAAATTCTGGGTCAGCAAGAAAGTGCTTCGCGATGTCGGTCAGCAGAATTACATGGTTCTCGAACGGTTGGACGACGAGGGTGCAGCAGACCAGCCAGACACCGCGGCAGACGATCAAGGCCCTGAGGACGACCGCCAGTCATCTCcacgcaaggccaagatagaTTCAAAGGAGCAGGAACGACGGACTGTCTACTGGCAATTCATCGTGGGCATGTTGACGAATTCGGCGCCAGCCATGCCCCTGGCGCAGattttgatgatgatgaagatgctgaTCGCCGATGGCTGCTCTTGGAGCAACGAGGAACTACAAGAGTTTTTGGGAGAAAAGGTGGCGGAGAATGAGTTGGAGCTAGCCGGCGGCAAGTATCGCCTGCCCAAGAAGTGA
- a CDS encoding DH domain-containing protein, with the protein MDHDMDMALHAGLQPDLQDVDSGLGNPNFEPHQDLHRHPQRHRLHRSRDLDLDHERRLVRDADAQAQAYLQGQLPHDPELRHHQHPEHHLLDPALAAAPASHLDYHGAYSHPPAPYADDVLDPTSANAHHAFTPVNPDDFYKSYRAIPLQNHPETLPMAASTPRPSLRSNGDGSTPKHPVLSPTRTNLRSASNPVDNRPALPGYKPTASHPSVRDLKKRFDQNGAAPSSIPRAPAHTGAAAKTRRDVGGPSTQPRNGATSYSTLRDGSGTSNSPSVSSSSARSQRSRFVVEDQVSNNSQSFASRIGKPRSAVSGNPNASKSMTNLAQKSPPQPTSASPTPSRSQGLLFGEILPEQRNLLTAGYGIEGVRPRRTSESSLHHPWSHQRSLSDPPDVAEPSSPSTWYRSLNGDGVDGQPAQDPAHKGHTRSQSDIPKSQSGSAPSRKTPSRKGTASNTTAGGGSASKLPRSVRKLSSPSDTTPSSTRSNSPSTFKRPPTVNGRISRAGTPTSRAKTPTSRAKTPTQGGVTRKAAPRSLVTPTSNNRLQANIIAPPPKLSPPLRSSRPRQPVSVATTASSRMRAVERARSPAPPSFPPSKIAEPSPRRRKISVGPIDFEQRREHIRLAYTKSIRESQALEARQKAAERRRRDMEATAKAKAKAAAAASASTGTSPRTPEPDAVESPATSDIPPVPPIPDSHAMPEPPVIQEPVSPELSTATEVQNALNVIDTGASHGQAHLDTHEDHPSPAMDDSAMSPVDIASALPPAALTIASPEATPPAESVVQDSDSPTLGVPGSFPAPSPIADAVVRPQTAVSATSETTQFDNEPQTTPPRPVLSPLQVPITIVKPPSPQAQRTVTPPRVEYQYPFHDEPDSPLQPRTTHDTIQDSHDTTPRHSAVEEPVIPGAFTVFEEDVRSQPDHQSLFEATIAVLPSHPPYEDPRPADEPEETVPFPRIEHDYESECQTESEADEGAVHYHHEDDGAITDTCTEETDDHNRTEECRSESQFDDRVSSHRASTCESFDADGTDDHEYPHYEHQRPESSTNLMVPTLSAPNRASQQSAWTDYTVDSAEVSPATRSPAFPDIDDEDDTGDHGHVTIFETMSIHRDRGPTIRPLEMHSTQPEVRPSIDSSRSPYLGHQLPELDTGDGFSVPYLSNRASKSFSYFPSPNHEPPPIPASTSGSACNSQRASGVFYEQSQSGSTFINSERGSEDYMPTMMTPQSMDTASLGTQNQYFADSATLNGDGASEAQDKNGPTGKEKQRLIQRRNVIKELVDTEAVFVRDMNIVEEIYKGTAEACPKLDGNTVKLIFRNTDEIISFHTSFFAQVKEAVSAVYAMQGRRSNLSREGSFMSEPGHLNPADIDDAKDRTVALGPVFKANMEKMKLAHEGFLRNSDGAAKRLIQIQQDPTVKVWLNECNEVAKDLTAAWDLDSLLIKPMQRITKYPNLIMTLLQHTPQDHPDREGLLEAKDILETAIIEINKTKKNFELVGQIVGRKRKESDVKAGFARAFGKRVDKLQGSGSRQSEDADYAKLNEKFGDDYLRLQVVLRDVEFYTRQVSAYVHEFLQYLSSIELVMRLQPGNYPELESKWVQFNISIQDLEKVALEEHLSQVRKHVIEPFEHVIKAYGNPSLAMKKRQKRRVDFERYEQLKRAGKSIDSKLNELVEQYEALNDTLKKELPKLSALTEKIGNICLGNFVNIQAKWYGIWKEKMKVVLGDCPDMPDLKEVVATFHRDFPYAQEQVANVGILNPAYRGRVSQSTTRSMDEASSLRIRSRPSENDSRGRGHSVNGEQAPGLPPPDVLKRHSGSYTMSPTSAGAGTIPSPHQYYYRDYYAGISSHQQGTASPLSPEMPGSSRSFAASTRPSTGRSFDSGGLPRQSSDSNTHHLRDSHTTYSSQNQPQEGRRFSGLFHSALPMADGPEDSARSSRASSRERGPTADGYNVLWLAASLFEFNIATTKHEAGYPYLVYQAGEIFDVIAEKGELWLAKNQDDPSDQVGWIWSKHFAKLADF; encoded by the exons ATGGACCACGACATGGATATGGCCCTCCACGCGGGCCTCCAGCCGGACCTCCAAGACGTCGACTCGGGCCTTGGAAATCCCAATTTCGAGCCTCACCAAGACCTACATCGCCATCCCCAACGACACCGACTCCATCGCTCCCGcgacctcgaccttgacCACGAACGCCGGCTCGTCCGCGACGCTGACGCTCAAGCCCAGGCCTACCTCCAAGGCCAGCTGCCTCACGACCCTGAGCtccgccatcatcagcaCCCAGAGCATCACCTCCTCGATCCTGCTCTCGCAGCCGCCCCTGCATCCCATCTCGACTATCACGGCGCCTACTCCCACCCTCCCGCGCCGTACGCCGACGACGTCCTCGACCCGACCTCCGCAAACGCCCATCATGCCTTCACCCCCGTAAATCCCGACGACTTTTACAAGAGCTACCGGGCAATCCCCCTCCAGAACCACCCCGAGACACTTCCCATGGCCGCCTCCACCCCGCGCCCGTCGTTGCGCTCCAACGGTGACGGCTCTACCCCCAAGCACCCCGTTCTCTCCCCAACCAGGACCAACCTGCGTTCCGCCTCAAATCCCGTCGACAACAGGCCCGCCCTCCCGGGCTACAAGCCCACTGCATCTCACCCCAGCGTGAGGGACCTCAAGAAGCGGTTCGACCAGAACGGTGCTGCACCTTCTTCAATCCCCCGTGCCCCGGCGCATACGGGTGCTGCAGCTAAGACTAGGCGGGATGTCGGCGGCCCCAGTACACAGCCGCGAAACGGTGCAACGTCTTACTCGACATTGCGTGACGGCTCCGGCACGTCAAATAGTCCGTCTgtatcctcctcgtcggctcGTTCTCAGAGGTCCAGGTTTGTTGTCGAGGATCAGGTCTCAAATAATTCCCAATCGTTTGCGAGTCGTATAGGCAAACCACGAAGCGCCGTTAGTGGAAACCCAAATGCCTCCAAATCCATGACCAACCTAGCACAAAAATCCCCACCTCAACCAACTTCTGCTTCCCCCACACCTTCTCGTTCTCAAGGCTTGCTGTTCGGCGAGATCCTCCCCGAGCAGCGCAACCTCTTGACTGCTGGTTATGGCATTGAGGGCGTCCGCCCACGGAGGACGTCTGAATCCAGCCTGCACCATCCCTGGAGCCACCAGAGAAGCCTATCTGACCCACCAGATGTCGCCGAGCCCTCGTCCCCAAGCACCTGGTATCGTAGCCTCAACGGTGACGGTGTTGACGGCCAGCCCGCACAGGATCCCGCTCACAAAGGCCACACGCGGTCACAGAGCGATATTCCCAAATCTCAATCGGGCTCTGCCCCCTCCCGCAAGACGCCTTCTCGAAAAGGCACCGCCTCTAATACCACCGCCGGGGGTGGATCTGCGTCCAAGCTACCGCGCTCAGTGAGAAAACTCAGCAGTCCAAGCGATACGACACCCTCATCGACACGCTCCAACTCCCCCTCTACTTTCAAAAGGCCACCAACGGTTAATGGCCGAATATCAAGGGCAGGTACTCCAACAAGCCGAGCGAAAACACCGACTTCGAGAGCCAAGACACCGACGCAGGGCGGCGTCACTCGAAAAGCGGCACCTCGGTCTCTCGTCACACCAACAAGTAATAATCGGCTCCAGGCCAATATAATTGCTCCCCCGCCGAAGCTCTCTCCTCCCCTGAGGAGTTCTCGACCCCGACAACCTGTCTCCGTGGCCACCACGGCAAGCTCACGAATGAGGGCAGTAGAGAGGGCTAGGTCCCCGGCTCCCCCTTCCTTCCCACCGTCCAAGATTGCAGAGCCATCCCCTCGACGGCGAAAGATATCTGTCGGTCCGATCGATTTCGAGCAGCGGCGAGAACACATTCGACTCGCGTATACTAAGTCTATCCGTGAGAGCCAGGCCCTCGAGGCACGGCAGAAGGCAGCGGAACGAAGGCGGAGGGATATGGAGGCTACtgcaaaggcaaaggcaaaggccgccgctgccgcttcTGCCTCTACGGGGACATCACCGCGGACCCCAGAGCCAGATGCAGTCGAGTCTCCAGCGACCTCCGATATCCCACCAGTTCCGCCGATTCCAGACAGTCATGCAATGCCGGAGCCACCAGTCATCCAAGAGCCTGTTTCTCCAGAATTATCTACAGCTACAGAAGTCCAAAATGCCTTGAACGTGATAGATACTGGAGCGTCACACGGACAGGCTCATCTGGATACCCACGAGGATCACCCTTCACCAGCGATGGACGACTCGGCGATGAGTCCTGTTGATATTGCATCAGCATTACCACCAGCTGCACTGACAATTGCAAGCCCAGAAGCGACACCACCTGCTGAGTCTGTGGTCCAGGATTCAGATTCACCTACACTCGGCGTCCCTGGCAGCTTCCCAGCCCCCAGCCCTATCGCCGATGCTGTAGTACGACCTCAAACTGCAGTTTCAGCAACGTCAGAAACGACCCAGTTCGATAACGAGCCACAGACGACTCCGCCAAGGCCTGTCCTGTCTCCGCTTCAAGTGCCAATCACCATTGTCAAACCACCAAGCCCGCAGGCACAGAGGACCGTCACACCTCCAAGGGTCGAGTATCAGTACCCATTCCACGATGAGCCCGATTCGCCTTTACAGCCGAGAACCACGCACGATACGATCCAGGACTCCCATGACACGACACCGAGGCACAGCGCGGTTGAGGAGCCTGTGATACCGGGAGCGTTCACTGTATTTGAGGAGGATGTTCGCTCTCAACCAGATCATCAGTCACTGTTCGAGGCTACCATTGCCGTCTTGCCATCTCATCCACCCTACGAGGACCCGCGGCCAGCCGATGAGCCTGAAGAGACGGTGCCGTTTCCTCGCATCGAGCACGATTATGAATCAGAATGTCAGACAGAATCGGAGGCAGATGAGGGCGCTGTGCATTATCAtcatgaggatgatggcgcTATCACCGATACCTGCACCGAGGAGACGGATGACCACAACAGAACTGAAGAGTGCAGGTCGGAATCGCAATTTGACGATCGGGTTTCTTCTCATCGGGCTTCTACCTGCGAATCTTTCGATGCTGACGGCACAGACGATCACGAATACCCCCATTATGAGCATCAGCGCCCAGAGTCTTCAACGAATCTCATGGTACCGACACTTTCTGCACCTAACCGAGCAAGTCAACAATCAGCATGGACGGACTACACGGTCGATAGCGCCGAGGTGTCTCCTGCAACCCGCTCGCCAGCCTTCCCAGacattgatgatgaggacgacaCTGGCGACCATGGCCATGTGACAATCTTCGAAACCATGTCCATTCATAGAGATCGAGGGCCGACAATCCGACCCCTAGAGATGCACAGTACTCAGCCTGAAGTCCGTCCCTCGATAGACTCCAGTCGATCGCCATACCTAGGCCATCAGCTTCCGGAACTCGATACAGGTGATGGATTCTCGGTCCCTTATCTCTCCAACAGGGCGAGCAAGAGCTTCTCCTACTTTCCGTCACCGAATCACGAACCCCCACCTATTCCTGCCTCGACATCTGGCTCAGCGTGCAACTCTCAGAGGGCTTCTGGTGTGTTTTATGAGCAGTCACAAAGCGGAAGCACATTCATCAACTCTGAACGTGGCTCGGAAGATTATATGCCAACAATGATGACTCCTCAGTCAATGGACACAGCCTCCCTGGGGACACAGAACCAATATTTTGCCGACTCAGCGACGCTCAATGGCGACGGGGCCTCCGAGGCACAGGACAAGAACGGGCCGACAGGAAAGGAGAAGCAGCGGCTGATTCAACGTCGAAACGTAATCAAGGAACTTGTCGACACCGAGGCCGTATTTGTCCGGGATATGAATATCGTCGAAGAAATCTACAAGGGGACGGCCGAAGCATGCCCCAAGCTCGACGGCAACACTGTGAAGCTCATTTTCCGCAACACAGATGAAATCATCTCGTTCCACACTTCATTCTTTGCTCAAGTCAAGGAAGCAGTCTCAGCCGTCTATGCGATGCAGGGTCGGCGCTCGAATCTCTCCAGAGAGGGCTCATTCATGTCGGAGCCCGGTCACTTGAACCCCGCGGATATCGATGATGCCAAGGATCGGACTGTCGCGCTCGGCCCTGTTTTCAAGGCCAACATGGAAAAGATGAAGCTGGCTCATGAGGGCTTCTTGAGGAACAGTGACGGAGCGGCAAAGCGCCTCATTCAGATCCAGCAAGATCCCACTGTCAAGGTGTGGCTGAACGAGTGCAATGAGGTTGCCAAGGACTTGACAGCTGCGTGGGACTTGGACTCTCTCCTCATCAAACCAATGCAGCGCATTACCAAATACCCCAATCTCATCATGACTCTTCTCCAACACACGCCGCAGGACCACCCCGACCGAGAAGGCCTTCTTGAGGCCAAAGATATTCTCGAAACAGCCATTATCGAGATCAACAAAACCAAGAAGAACTTCGAACTGGTCGGACAAATCGTGGGAAGGAAACGGAAAGAGTCTGATGTCAAGGCTGGATTTGCGCGGGCATTCGGAAAACGAGTTGATAAGCTTCAGGGTTCGGGCAGCCGCCAATCCGAGGACGCCGACTATGCCAAGCTCAACGAGAAGTTTGGTGACGATTATCTGCGACTGCAGGTCGTGCTCCGGGACGTCGAATTCTACACGAGACAAGTTTCAGCCTATGTTCACGAGTTTCTCCAGTATTTGTCGTCGATTGAGCTGGTCATGAGACTCCAACCTGGAAACTATCCCGAGTTGGAGAGCAAGTGGGTTCAATTCAACATCTCGATACAGGATTTGGAAAAGGTTGCGCTTGAGGAACAT CTGTCACAAGTTCGAAAGCATGTTATTGAGCCGTTTGAACATGTTATCAAGGCATATGGCAACCCATCGCTGGCCATGAAGAAGCGACAAAAGCGCCGCGTGGACTTTGAGCGTTACGAGCAGTTGAAGCGTGCGGGTAAGAGCATCGACTCGAAACTCAACGAGCTTGTCGAGCAATACGAGGCCCTGAACGACaccctcaagaaggagcttCCGAAACTGTCTGCCCTGACAGAAAAGATCGGCAACATTTGTCTTGGCAACTTTGTCAATATCCAGGCGAAGTGGTACGGTATCtggaaggagaagatgaaggtgGTGCTGGGTGACTGCCCCGACATGCCAGACCTCAAGGAGGTTGTTGCCACCTTCCATCGAGATTTCCCATACGCACAAGAGCAGGTGGCCAATGTTGGGATCCTCAACCCTGCATATCGTGGCAGAGTCTCTCAATCAACTACACGAAGCATGGATGAAGCATCGTCCCTCAGGATACGGTCACGCCCATCGGAGAACGATTCGCGAGGCCGGGGTCATTCCGTCAATGGCGAACAGGCACCAGGTCTCCCACCTCCAGATGTGCTCAAGCGTCACAGCGGCTCATACACCATGTCACCCACCAGCGCTGGAGCGGGAACCATCCCCAGTCCGCACCAGTATTACTACCGTGATTATTATGCTGGTATCAGCAGTCACCAGCAAGGCACTGCGTCACCCTTATCCCCAGAGATGCCAGGCAGCTCACGGTCCTTTGCTGCTTCGACCAGACCAAGCACGGGACGAAGCTTTGATTCTGGTGGTCTTCCAAGACAGAGCTCCGACTCGAACACGCACCACCTCCGAGATTCGCACACCACATACAGTTCTCAAAACCAGCCTCAGGAAGGACGGCGGTTCTCTGGCCTCTTCCACTCAGCATTGCCGATGGCTGACGGACCGGAAGACAGTGCCCGGTCGTCCCGTGCATCATCACGGGAACGGGGACCGACAGCAGATGGGTACAATGTGCTCTGGCTAGCAGCATCGTTATTTGAATTCAACATTGCTACGACAAAGCATGAAGCCGGTTACCCATACCTGGTTTATCAGGCTGGCGAG ATTTTCGATGTGATCGCGGAGAAAGGAGAGCTCTGGTTGGCAAAGAACCAGGACGATCCCAGTGACCAGGTCGGATGGATCTGGTCGAAACATTTTGCCAAGCTGGCCGATTTCTAG